A DNA window from Rhinolophus sinicus isolate RSC01 linkage group LG10, ASM3656204v1, whole genome shotgun sequence contains the following coding sequences:
- the TRAIP gene encoding E3 ubiquitin-protein ligase TRAIP: MPIRALCTICSDFFDHSRDVAAIHCGHTFHLQCLIQWFDTAPSRTCPQCRIQVGRRTIINKLFFDLAQEEEGVLDAEFLKNELDNIRAQLSQKEREKQDSQVIIDRLRHTLEERNATVESLQKALDKAEMLCSTLKKQMKFLEQQQDETKQAREEARRLRNKMQTMERIDLLLQSQRPEVEDMIREMGMGQSAVEQLAVYCVSLKKEYENLKGARKASGELAEKLKKDLFSSRSKLQTVHSELEQAKLELKSAQKDLQSADKEIASLKKKLTMLQETLNLPPVDSETVNRLVLESPAPVEMLNVKLRRPAFSDDIDLNATFDVDTPPAQPASIQHGRAKKLCLEKAHSPVQDVPKKIPKGLKKESQLLLGGQHCVGEPDEEVAGAFPVFIRNAILGQKQPKRTRPEPCRSTDAVRTGFDGLGGRTKFIQPTDTTMIRPLPVKPKAKAKQRVGARKMLSPSQAKLDTFLW, from the exons CCTAATCCAATGGTTCGATACAGCACCAAGTCGGACCTGCCCACAGTGCCGCATCCAG GTTGGCAGAAGAACCATTATCAATAAGCTCTTCTTTGACCTTGCCCAAGAGGAGGAGGGTGTCCTAGATGCAGAATTCTTAAAG AATGAACTGGATAATATCAGAGCCCAGCTTTCCCAGAAAG AGAGGGAGAAACAGGACAGCCAGGTCATCATCGACCGTCTGCGGCACACGCTGGAAGAGCGCAACGCCACTGTGGAGTCTCTGCAGAAGGCCCTGGACAAGGCCGAAATGCTGTGCTCCACCCTCAAG AAGCAAATGAAGTTCTTGGAGCAGCAGCAGGATGAGACCAAACAAGCACGGGAGGAGGCCCGCCGACTTAGGAACAAGATGCAGACCATGGAGCG GATTGATCTCCTACTCCAGAGCCAGCGGCCCGAGGTGGAGGACATGATCCGAGAGATGGGTATGGGACAGTCAGCGGTGGAGCAGCTGGCTGTGTATTGCGTGTCTCTCAAGAA AGAGTATGAGAATCTGAAAGGGGCACGGAAGGCCTCAGGGGAGCTCGCTGAGAAGCTGAAGAAGGacttgttttcttccagaagcaAG TTGCAGACAGTCCACTCAGAACTGGAGCAGGCCAAGTTGGAGCTGAAGTCGGCCCAGAAGGACTTACAGAGTGCTGACAAGGAAATTGCG AGCCTGAAGAAAAAGCTAACGATGCTACAGGAAACCCTGAACCTGCCACCAGTGGACAGTGAGACTGTCAACCGCCTGGTTTTAGAGAG TCCGGCCCCTGTGGAGATGCTGAACGTGAAGCTTCGCCGGCCAGCCTTCAGTGATGACATTGACCTCAATGCCACCTTTGATGTGGATacccccccagcccagcctgccaGCATCCAGCATGGCCGTGCCAAGAAGCTCTGCCTAGAGAAGGCACA CTCTCCGGTTCAGGATGTTCCCAAGAAGATACCCAAAGGCCTCAAGAAG GAGTCCCAGCTCTTGCTGGGCGGCCAGCACTGTGTGGGAGAACCAGATGAGGAGGTGGCTGGCGCCTTCCCTGTCTTCATCCGGAACGCTATCCTGGGCCAGAAACAGCCCAAGAGGACCAGGCCAGAGCCCTGTCGCAGCACAGATGCA GTAAGGACAGGCTTCGATGGTCTTGGAGGCCGGACAAAATTCATCCAGCCT ACTGACACAACTATGATCCGCCCACTGCCTGTTAAGCCCAAGGCCAAGGCTAAGCAGAGAGTGGGGGCCAGGAAAatgctctctccctcccaggcCAAGCTGGACACTTTCCTGTGGTAG